The following is a genomic window from Thermostichus vulcanus str. 'Rupite'.
GAGTATCGACCCAAGGTACCCAAGACGGGCGAGGCGATTGGACTGGATGTAGGGCTAGAAAGCTTCTACACCGACTCCAGTGGCCACAAGGAGCCTAACCCTTGTTTTCTGAGGAAGGGGGAGGAGCAATTAAAGCTGCTCCAGCGGCGGGTGTCGCGCAAGCAAAAGGGGTCATCTAATCGGTGCAAGGCAAGACAACGCCTAGCCAGACACCACCTCAAGATAAGTAGAAGACGAGAAGAGCATGCCAAACGACTGGCGCGTTCCGTTATCCTGTCTAACGACTGGGTGTTCTACGAAAACTTGCAGGTACGCAATCTCATTCGCAACCACTGCTTAGCGAAAAGCATCGCTGATGCTAGCTGGTATCAGTTTCGGAAGTGGATAGAGTATTTTGCATGGAAGTTTGGCAAGGTGGCCTGGCCCGTGAATCCAGCCTACACTTCTCAAGATTGCCATCACTGTGGGAATCGAGTTGTCAAGGCATTGAGTACTCGCACCCATCGGTGTAAGTGCGGCACCGTCATCGACCGCGATGAGAATGCTGCACTCAATATCTTGAGCCGAGGTATCGAACAGTACCGGCGGGCAGCCGGAAACTAAACGCTTGGGGAGATTGGGCCTCTATTCTTTCTGGCTTCGGCCTGACTGGGTAAGCTCAGTCGTTGAACCAAGAATCCCACTGGCTTCAGACGTGGGAGTGTCAAGCGGATGTGCGGGTGTATCAGCAGGCTTTGGATGATGCGGTGGGGCCGCAGGCGTGGTAAGTGGCCTATCGCCCCTGGGAAGACAAGGCGGTGATCTGTCAACTGACGATTTTGGGCATTTCCAAAGAAGATGTGGGGGAGCTGGCGGAGGAGGGAGACAATGCTTATACCAGCGCCATTGCCTGTGCCTTCAAACGAGCCTGTTCTGCCTTTGGCTTGGGGCGTTACATCTATGGGTTGCCTACCGTTTGGGCTGAGTATGATGCGGAGCGCCGTTCTTTTAAGGATCCCCGTAAAGTGATGGAGCAGATTTACCGTCAGGCTGGGATCCCGGTCGAAAAGCCCTCTCCCACTGGCTCAGGACACGTATCCAAGGGCTGACAGATTAAAAAGATTGGAAAAACTATAGATTGGAGAGGTCACCGTTTGCAGGATTGGCAGCAGATCCAACAGGCTCTCAAGCAACACTGGGGTTACGAAGCGCTGCGCCCACCTCAGGATCAGGTGATTCGTACTTTGTTGGACAAGCGAGATGCTCTGGTGGTGTTGCCGACTGGGTTCGGTAAATCCCTCTGTTTTCAGGTAACAGCTCTGCTGCAAACGGGAGTGACGTTGGTGGTCTCCCCCTTGATTGCCCTGATGGAAGACCAGGTTCAGGAGTTGTGGCAACGCAAGCTACCGGCAGCCTGTCTACACAGTGAACTGGATCCGGCCTTGCGCAAACGGGTGTTAAAAGCTTTAGAAGACAACCGCCTGCGCCTTCTCTATTTGGGGCCAGAAACCCTGTTTAGCCCGCGGGTTTGGCAGCACTTGCAACAACCCCAGGTGCGGATCAACGGCCTGATTGTGGATGAAGCCCATACGCTGGTGCATTGGGGGGGATCCTTCCGGCCCGACTACCGCCGTTTGGGGCTGCTACGCCCTGCCCTAACCTGGAAAGGGGAAGCATTTCCCATTGCGGCCTTTACCGCTACCGCCGATCCCCAAACCCAAAGTCGCCTGCAGCAGGCGTTGGATCTGCGCGACCCAGCGCGGATTGAGGTGGATCCCATCCGCCCAAACCTATCCCTGAACATTTCCATCGTCTGGAGCGTGGCGGATCGTCGCCGACAACTGCTGCGATTCCTCCAAAAAAATTCAGGGTCCGGGCTGGTGTATGTGCGAACGCGGCGGGATGGACAAGCGTTGACAGAGTGGCTGGAGAGTCAGAACTTCCAGACAGCCACTTACCATGGTGGGCTGGATTCGGGATCCCGTCGGCAGTTGGAGCGGGCTTGGCTGCAGGGGGAGTTGCGCTTTTTGGTCTGTACCAATGCTTTCGGTATGGGCATCAACAAACCGGATGTGCGCTGGGTGCTGCATTTTCAGCCTCCTCCGGATTTGACCGATTATGTACAGGAGGTGGGGCGGGGTGGGCGGGATGGTGGCTTTTGTCGGGCCTTGATGTTGGTTTCGGAACCCACGGGATTTTGGGATCCCAGCGATCGACAACGCAACGCCTATTTCCATCAACAGCAGCAACGGATCGAGGCTCGGGCCAGGCTTCTGCTCAAAACCTTGCCTGACCAGGGATCCTACACCAACATTCCCACCGCAGAAGACCGAGTGGCTTTGGGGGTGCTACAGGAAATGGGCTGCTTACAGTGGCAGGATCCCTTTTGCTTCCAGATCCGGCAGCGGCGCTGGCAACCCTACTCAAGACCGGATCCTTGGGAGGGAATGGCAGCCCTGATCAACACACGCGGCTGTCGCTGGCAGGTGCTATTGCAGCATTTTGGCTATCAGAATGGGAATCAGACCTGTGGAACCTGTGATAACTGTTGCCGCTCCAGCTCCTCAGGTGCAGGCATCCGGCCATTGCGCTGGGTATGATGGTCTCCGTTTGCCTCCAACCGGCTTAGATCCTTATTGTTATTAAGGATTTTTTTCTGTTCCCATGAGTATGTCTGGAGCCCCGCCACTGGAGTTTGGTCAGCCTTTATCGCTGGCACGTCAGGTGGCGCAACTGCTGGTGGTACCGGTTTCCGCCCAGTTGGGATCCCTGCATGCCCCGGTGGAAGGGAGTCCTTACCCCAGTCGAGAGCTGTTAAGAAAGCTGGTTCAAGAGGTTGGCATCGGTGGAGTTTGGCTGCGGGATGGACATGTGGCCGAGGCAATCCTGTTGATCGAGCAGTTGCAGGACTGGGCTTCCTTACCCCTTTTGGTGGCAGTGGATGCCGGTCGAGGGCTGGCTTTGCCAGGGGCAACTTCTTTTCCTCATCCGTTGGGGCTGAGTCGGTTGGGGGCTGAAGCCGAATCTTGGGCGGAGCAGTGGGGGCGCATCACCAGCCGGGAGGCCGCGGCGATTGGCATTAACTGGTTACTCAGTCCAGTGGTGGTACCCCAGGCAGAACTTGCCGGTTTGGCTTTGGCGGAGGATCCCGCCACGGTGTTGTCTTTGGCTCGTGCTTTTGTGGGTGGCTGTGAGCAAACGGCCCTCGACATGGGCAGCGGGATCCTAACGACAGCCCGTTCTTTCCCTGGACTGGCTTCGGCGGATCCGCTGCAGGAGGGTTCTAGGTTCGGCCCTACAACACCAGACACCCCCTGGCGACCCCAGCTGACAACCCCTGTCGCCCAATTACAAGACACCCTTTGGTTGCCCGTTCGGCACCTCGTCCATCAGGTGGGGGCCATTCTGGTTTCCCATGTGGTGCTGCCGGAGTGGGATGAGCGCTGGCCCATCACCCTGCTGCCGGGACGCTTGACCCAACTGCTCCGTCAGGAGTGGGGGTTTACGGGGTTGATCGTGGTCGATGCGCTGGATCAAGGGTTTCTGGCGGAGCTAGCGGATCCCGTGACGTTGGCGGTACGGGCTTTGCAGGCGGGCGCGGATCTGATCCTTGCCCCTCCCAACCCCATCCAGGTGATGCAGGGTATCTTGGATGCCCTTCAACCGGGATCCCAAGCGCAAGGGTATAGCGGGCAGGGATCCCTGAACCCGGCCCAGGTTGCCCAATCGGTCACGCGCATTTTGCGAGCCAAGCAGCGGACGATGGGTGGGGTCTCTGCCCTGCTCAAAGAAGTCTGGCCAGCTTTGGCAGAAACGGACTTTTCCACCGTTCCTGGGTGGATGGGAGCAACGGAACGGACGGATCCGGGCTTAAATCGGGGATCCCCCGCCGAACAGCTCAAGCCCGTGTTGTTGGGGGATCCGATCACCAAAGATTCTGCCTTGGGCAAGTTGTTTAGCGTTCGTCCCGGCTTGCCCTCTCGATTACAAGGGGCAGAACGGTTGGGATTGCTTCTGGCTGAGGCGGATATTGCCCCCTGTCAAGCGGCGATGGCGCGGGGGGGTGTGGAAGGCGGCCAACCCCTGACTCTACCGGCAGAGCCCGGCTGGTTGAACTGGATTTGGCAGGATCTCCCCCTGAGCAGTGGCGAGCTTAATCTAGAATCTCCCGCCCTCCGCATCCCATCGGCTTTACGCATTCCCCCCTTCTGCAGCAATGCCCTCACACCCCTACCCCTGCTGGAAGCGGCCCTGGCCAAGGCCACAGGATTGATGGTGCAATGCTTCGTCCAGGATCCCTTGCCCAACTATGTCCTGGATATGCTGCAACAGCAGCGGGAGCGGATCGCAGCGGTTGTCTTTTATGGCAGCTTGCCCCTATATCGCCGTTTGCAGGAGCAATTTCACTGGGTGAACACCGTACACAGCCTCAACCGGGATCCCTTCGCACAGGCGGAGGTGATGCGACGGTTGTTCCCCCATCTCAGCATTGCAGAGGGAGTCCATGAGGCCGGAGCAACCATTAAGAAAAAGTAAATACCGTTACAGATTGTTGGCAGGAGAGGGCTCCTGGGCTATGGTGTTGGTTGAAATGTAAACGTTTGAAACAGCTCCTCTCAGTATTGTCTGTGCCTCACTCCCTCTCAGACATCACCGAATCCCACAGCAGCTCGTCCTCTCCTAGCAGCCTCGTGGACTTTGGGCAAGAGCGCTTCATTTCCCACAAGAAAGCAGGGGAAAAAAACGCGACTGTCTCCGGTGGGTTTTGGGTGCAGCCCTTCTTCAGCGCTTGGGGCAGAAAATTAAGCCTGGGTTTGATCGCGTTACTGCTGCTACTGTTCTCCTGGAGCTGGTGGGGCGTAGGAGCTAAGTTGGATCCCTACACGGAAACCGTGCTGGGGTTATCGGGCGAAGTCAGTCACGGGGCATCCCTGTTTGCCCTCAATTGCGCCGCTTGCCATGGAGAGGAAGCCGATGGCCGAGTCGGCCCCAGTTTGCGAGGCGTGAGCCGTCGCCGCTCGGAACGTTTTATCATTCAACAAGTCACCAGCGGCAATACCCCGCCAATGCCTCAGTTCCAGCCGGATCCTCAGGAGATGGCTGATTTAATCAGCTACTTGAAAACCTTGTGAGAGCGTTTCATGGGCTTGACCCAGCAGATCATGTGCTACGCCCTCTGGCTGGGATCCGTGTTTGCATTGGCCGAATGGCTGCGCGCCTGCAAGGTAGATGGGGAATGGGTGCGTAAGGTGATCCACATCGGGGTAGGCAACATCATCCTGCTGGCTTGGGCGTTGCAGGTGCCCCGTTGGTTGGGGGTGAGCTTCTCCCTGGTGTTTGCCAGTCTAGCGCTGCTCTCCTACCGAGTGGCGATTTTGCAAAGTTTGAATGGGGTGGGTCGGCGCAGCTTCGGCACCTGTTTTTACGCCCTTAGCATTGGTCTGTTGCTCTACTGGTTTTGGCTCCCCGAGCGGCAACTGTTCGCGGTCATCGGCATTTTGGTGATGACCTGGGCGGATGCTTTGGCGGGCTTGGTGGGTAAAACCTGGGGCCAACACCGCTACCAACTGGGATCCATTCAAAAAAGTTGGGAGGGATCCCTGACCATGTGGGGGGTGAGCAGTTTGGTGATCGGGGCAGTGTTGCTGGGGTACTTTGGCTTCTCCCCCTCTTTGCTGGGCATTAGCGTCTTGGTGGGGGGGATGGCCATGGGACTGGAGGTGTTCTCTTGGTGGGGGCTGGATAACCTCACCGTGCCCCTAGCCAGTGGTGGGCTGTGCTTTGTCTTGGTGCAAGGGCTAAATCTGTAACGATTGCTACAAACAAGATCTTTGCAAGGGCAGTGGGGTATAGCGTGGAAACAGTCCTCTCCTTCCCCTTGTCATGCTTGCTAGCTCCACACCGACCGCTCCTTCCCCGGCTCACATTTGTCCTTATGCGCAAGCCTGTAGCTACCTGGATTGGGCCGCCCGTGAGCTGAAGTTAGATCCCGGTGTGTTGGCTATCCTGAGTACCCCGCGCAAAGTGGTGACTGTAGCGATTCCGGTGCGCCTAGACAACCAACAGATCCAGGTATTAGCAGGCCACCGCGTCCAGCATTGCGATGTCCTTGGCCCTTACAAAGGCGGGATCCGCTATCATCCGGCGGTCACCTTGGAAGAAGTCTCGGCCCTGGCCATGCTCATGACCTGGAAGTGCGCCCTCATGGGTATTCCCTACGGTGGGGCCAAAGGCGGGATCCCGATTGATCCCAGGCAGTATTCCATCTCTGAACTGGAGCGCATTACCCGCCGCTACACCAGCGAACTGATCAAAGATATTGGCCCTGCCATCGATATCCCTGCCCCCGATATGGGTACCTCCGCCCGCGAAATGGCTTGGATGATGGACACCTATTCCATGAATGTTGGCCATGCGGTGCCGGGGGTCGTTACGGGTAAACCCCTTTCCATTGGCGGATCCCGAGGGCGGGAAATGGCCACCGGGCGGGGGGTGATGATCACGGTGCGGGAAGCCTTGGCCCTGCGCGGGGGATCCCTAGCGGAGGCAACGGTGCTGATTCAAGGCTTTGGCAATGTCGGTGGGGCAGCCGCCAACCTCCTCCATCAGGCGGGGGCAAAAATCCTGGCGGTCTCCC
Proteins encoded in this region:
- a CDS encoding RNA-guided endonuclease InsQ/TnpB family protein, which encodes MYVCEFKVKACADQHQAIDEAIRTAQFIRNKCLRLWMDVRGTGKAEMSAYCAVLAAKFPFVKTLNSMARQASAERAWAAVSRFYDNCKKGIRPVGHPKFKKDARSVEYKTTGWKLLDPKHIQFTDGKGIGRLKLIGTWDLARVPKELIKRVRLMRRADGYYCQFLLGIEYRPKVPKTGEAIGLDVGLESFYTDSSGHKEPNPCFLRKGEEQLKLLQRRVSRKQKGSSNRCKARQRLARHHLKISRRREEHAKRLARSVILSNDWVFYENLQVRNLIRNHCLAKSIADASWYQFRKWIEYFAWKFGKVAWPVNPAYTSQDCHHCGNRVVKALSTRTHRCKCGTVIDRDENAALNILSRGIEQYRRAAGN
- a CDS encoding RecQ family ATP-dependent DNA helicase; translated protein: MQDWQQIQQALKQHWGYEALRPPQDQVIRTLLDKRDALVVLPTGFGKSLCFQVTALLQTGVTLVVSPLIALMEDQVQELWQRKLPAACLHSELDPALRKRVLKALEDNRLRLLYLGPETLFSPRVWQHLQQPQVRINGLIVDEAHTLVHWGGSFRPDYRRLGLLRPALTWKGEAFPIAAFTATADPQTQSRLQQALDLRDPARIEVDPIRPNLSLNISIVWSVADRRRQLLRFLQKNSGSGLVYVRTRRDGQALTEWLESQNFQTATYHGGLDSGSRRQLERAWLQGELRFLVCTNAFGMGINKPDVRWVLHFQPPPDLTDYVQEVGRGGRDGGFCRALMLVSEPTGFWDPSDRQRNAYFHQQQQRIEARARLLLKTLPDQGSYTNIPTAEDRVALGVLQEMGCLQWQDPFCFQIRQRRWQPYSRPDPWEGMAALINTRGCRWQVLLQHFGYQNGNQTCGTCDNCCRSSSSGAGIRPLRWV
- a CDS encoding glycoside hydrolase family 3 N-terminal domain-containing protein is translated as MSMSGAPPLEFGQPLSLARQVAQLLVVPVSAQLGSLHAPVEGSPYPSRELLRKLVQEVGIGGVWLRDGHVAEAILLIEQLQDWASLPLLVAVDAGRGLALPGATSFPHPLGLSRLGAEAESWAEQWGRITSREAAAIGINWLLSPVVVPQAELAGLALAEDPATVLSLARAFVGGCEQTALDMGSGILTTARSFPGLASADPLQEGSRFGPTTPDTPWRPQLTTPVAQLQDTLWLPVRHLVHQVGAILVSHVVLPEWDERWPITLLPGRLTQLLRQEWGFTGLIVVDALDQGFLAELADPVTLAVRALQAGADLILAPPNPIQVMQGILDALQPGSQAQGYSGQGSLNPAQVAQSVTRILRAKQRTMGGVSALLKEVWPALAETDFSTVPGWMGATERTDPGLNRGSPAEQLKPVLLGDPITKDSALGKLFSVRPGLPSRLQGAERLGLLLAEADIAPCQAAMARGGVEGGQPLTLPAEPGWLNWIWQDLPLSSGELNLESPALRIPSALRIPPFCSNALTPLPLLEAALAKATGLMVQCFVQDPLPNYVLDMLQQQRERIAAVVFYGSLPLYRRLQEQFHWVNTVHSLNRDPFAQAEVMRRLFPHLSIAEGVHEAGATIKKK
- a CDS encoding cytochrome c, whose product is MDFGQERFISHKKAGEKNATVSGGFWVQPFFSAWGRKLSLGLIALLLLLFSWSWWGVGAKLDPYTETVLGLSGEVSHGASLFALNCAACHGEEADGRVGPSLRGVSRRRSERFIIQQVTSGNTPPMPQFQPDPQEMADLISYLKTL
- a CDS encoding diacylglycerol/polyprenol kinase family protein — encoded protein: MGLTQQIMCYALWLGSVFALAEWLRACKVDGEWVRKVIHIGVGNIILLAWALQVPRWLGVSFSLVFASLALLSYRVAILQSLNGVGRRSFGTCFYALSIGLLLYWFWLPERQLFAVIGILVMTWADALAGLVGKTWGQHRYQLGSIQKSWEGSLTMWGVSSLVIGAVLLGYFGFSPSLLGISVLVGGMAMGLEVFSWWGLDNLTVPLASGGLCFVLVQGLNL
- a CDS encoding Glu/Leu/Phe/Val family dehydrogenase, whose protein sequence is MLASSTPTAPSPAHICPYAQACSYLDWAARELKLDPGVLAILSTPRKVVTVAIPVRLDNQQIQVLAGHRVQHCDVLGPYKGGIRYHPAVTLEEVSALAMLMTWKCALMGIPYGGAKGGIPIDPRQYSISELERITRRYTSELIKDIGPAIDIPAPDMGTSAREMAWMMDTYSMNVGHAVPGVVTGKPLSIGGSRGREMATGRGVMITVREALALRGGSLAEATVLIQGFGNVGGAAANLLHQAGAKILAVSRGSGGLYNPKGLDIPALKAYMKEHGGSMEGFPGAEPISNAELLLQKADVLIPAALENQITEANADAIQVQIVAEAANGPTTLAADQILESRGISVLPDILTNAGGVVVSYLEWVQGLSYVFWDEERVNQEMEGLMVRAFGRVVQEAADRRVPLRLAAYTLGVGRVAQALQDRGLYP